From a single Pseudoliparis swirei isolate HS2019 ecotype Mariana Trench chromosome 12, NWPU_hadal_v1, whole genome shotgun sequence genomic region:
- the LOC130202949 gene encoding pteroicidin-alpha-like: MKFITLFLVLSLVVLMAELGEGFLGFLFKGLVHMGKEIHNLIRRRHGAMTELRELEQRAFDRERAFA, from the exons ATGAAGTTCATCACTCTCTTTCTTGTGTTGTCGCTGGTCGTCCTCATGGCTGAACTCGGGGAGGGTTTTCTCGGCTTCCTTTTCAAGGGACTTGTTCACA TGGGCAAGGAGATCCATAA CCTCATCCGCAGAAGACATGGGGCAATGACCGAGCTGCGAGAGCTGGAGCAACGGGCCTTTGACCGAGAGCGAGCTTTTGCTTGA